The Trinickia acidisoli genome includes a window with the following:
- the tssF gene encoding type VI secretion system baseplate subunit TssF gives MEELLPYYERELSHLRHYSGDFAQRYPKIAGQLLPADERSDNPYVEQLVQAIAMLDARIGKKLKDDYPQCVEALLDVMQPHYLRPFPACSIAQFSVTTATDGKPNTHKLARGTELLSRSINGVQCRFKTAYDVTLAPLALSEARYVPAAAAPVVLPVNAAGIVSMTFESTASDLDLRALALRTVRTHLNGESSFIAALADGLFIHALASYVEADGDGRWKPLRTVPVVHAGFDENDALLDYPWKSHPAFRPLAEYFGFPEKHDFADIDLGAMLDTAGARRRVTLHVVLKEGHGNPHAASLLDSLSATHFRLFSTPVINVFRRPGEPIRVTHREVAYPVVADASHAASYDVYSIDSVHLVRQTPSLSRVIEFRPIFSQRYGDDPRSLRYWFVRRDRAVALASPGYETEISVIDTDFDPMASQTDTLSLELTCTNRDLPSRLAIGLEGGDLFLRDSDHDGGLSIGAAMLRRPTQTLRFEANDALRLRLATHLALDHLSLADMNVEALKAALVLYDLRRSAVSSRHIEGIVGVEVRDAAIELPGNPFMTVVQGIELRMTIDEKHFVGASIATFAGAINTFLGYYVQLNSFVQLVVVSMHTDEQIVRCKQRSSDLILW, from the coding sequence ATGGAAGAATTGCTGCCGTACTACGAGCGCGAGCTATCGCACTTGCGACATTATTCCGGGGACTTCGCGCAGCGCTATCCCAAGATTGCGGGGCAGCTTTTGCCGGCGGATGAGCGCAGCGACAATCCGTACGTCGAGCAATTGGTCCAGGCGATAGCGATGCTCGATGCACGCATTGGCAAGAAGCTCAAGGATGACTATCCGCAGTGTGTCGAAGCGCTCTTGGATGTGATGCAGCCGCACTATCTGCGACCATTCCCGGCATGCTCGATCGCGCAATTTTCCGTCACGACTGCCACAGACGGTAAGCCTAACACCCACAAGTTGGCACGGGGCACTGAATTGCTCAGCCGGTCGATCAACGGTGTCCAATGTCGATTCAAGACCGCCTACGACGTGACCCTTGCACCGCTTGCGCTTAGCGAGGCGCGCTATGTGCCGGCCGCTGCCGCCCCCGTGGTTTTGCCCGTGAACGCGGCTGGCATCGTGTCGATGACATTCGAATCGACAGCGTCAGACTTGGATTTGAGAGCGCTGGCCCTGCGTACCGTTCGCACGCATTTGAATGGCGAATCCTCGTTCATTGCCGCGCTCGCCGATGGCTTGTTCATCCATGCGCTGGCAAGCTATGTGGAAGCTGATGGAGATGGCCGCTGGAAGCCGCTGCGGACAGTACCCGTCGTGCATGCCGGTTTCGATGAGAACGATGCGCTGCTCGACTATCCGTGGAAGTCGCACCCGGCATTCCGCCCCCTGGCGGAATATTTCGGCTTCCCGGAGAAACACGATTTCGCCGACATCGATCTTGGCGCGATGCTCGATACGGCAGGGGCGCGCCGGCGCGTAACCCTCCACGTGGTACTCAAGGAGGGCCACGGTAATCCGCACGCGGCAAGCCTGCTGGACTCGTTGTCGGCCACGCATTTTCGGCTGTTCTCGACGCCTGTCATCAACGTCTTTCGCCGGCCCGGCGAACCGATCCGCGTCACCCACCGCGAGGTCGCGTATCCGGTCGTGGCGGATGCAAGTCACGCGGCTTCTTACGACGTCTATTCGATCGATTCAGTGCACCTCGTGCGCCAAACGCCATCGCTTAGCCGCGTCATCGAGTTCCGACCGATTTTCTCGCAGCGCTATGGCGACGATCCAAGGTCCTTGCGCTACTGGTTCGTTCGTCGCGACCGGGCGGTGGCGTTGGCAAGTCCCGGCTACGAAACGGAGATTTCGGTGATCGACACCGATTTCGATCCGATGGCCTCGCAGACCGATACGTTAAGTCTCGAGCTGACATGCACGAATCGGGATCTGCCGTCGAGACTCGCCATCGGCCTTGAGGGCGGCGATTTGTTCTTACGGGACAGCGACCACGACGGCGGCCTGTCGATCGGTGCCGCGATGCTGCGTCGGCCCACGCAGACGCTGCGCTTCGAGGCTAACGATGCGTTGCGTTTGCGGCTCGCGACGCACCTTGCACTCGATCATCTCTCGCTTGCAGATATGAATGTCGAAGCGCTCAAGGCGGCGCTGGTGTTGTACGACCTACGGCGCTCCGCGGTGTCGTCCCGGCATATCGAAGGCATCGTAGGCGTCGAGGTGCGCGATGCTGCAATCGAGTTGCCGGGCAACCCGTTCATGACGGTAGTGCAAGGAATTGAATTGCGCATGACCATCGACGAGAAGCATTTCGTCGGTGCCAGCATTGCAACGTTCGCGGGCGCGATTAATACGTTTCTCGGTTACTACGTTCAACTCAATAGCTTTGTTCAGTTGGTCGTCGTCTCGATGCATACGGACGAACAGATCGTGCGATGCAAGCAGCGCAGCAGCGACTTGATTCTCTGGTAA
- a CDS encoding TAXI family TRAP transporter solute-binding subunit, whose product MRRILPKVKHARAWITASALGVLLYAAFHVQPSRHIRIAAGPVDGSFYATALQYKALIERKGYRVDVVPFENTNEIEAHVADDRAHLDLGFVADSRGSAGSAKLMSLGDIQLQPIFIFENRHAATAHAVRSFSDLRGLSLVLPPRNSLTSETLLRVFALSGIDTANTGITFLPLKDGIAGLERGEFDAGLFILGADSDLVANLAKDDDLVMVQIAQQDAIAAKLAYLSEVKLPEGVYDVSRDVPAHDVKLLAATISVVARRDLPPATVYAVLEALRDVHRRRTYVNDADAFPRDSDDAAQPEHLVDDFYRNGTPWIFAHLPVAIASVVDAYLGPLLALWVATGALNVVYEVERVRLLLCLALAHLALWWIRRRRRKGVPPPHALLALARKLAAVLTPDERGAARMLAELRRAIGHELGH is encoded by the coding sequence ATGCGTCGAATACTGCCCAAAGTAAAACACGCGCGCGCATGGATCACCGCTTCCGCGCTCGGTGTCCTTCTCTATGCGGCATTTCATGTGCAACCGTCTCGACACATTCGTATTGCGGCAGGCCCGGTCGACGGCAGCTTTTACGCAACCGCACTGCAATACAAGGCGTTGATCGAACGCAAGGGCTACCGCGTCGACGTCGTGCCGTTCGAAAACACCAACGAAATCGAAGCGCACGTGGCCGACGATCGCGCGCACCTAGACCTGGGCTTCGTCGCCGATAGCCGCGGCTCGGCAGGCAGCGCCAAGCTGATGTCGCTCGGCGATATTCAACTGCAACCGATCTTCATCTTCGAAAACCGTCACGCAGCAACGGCCCACGCCGTTCGCTCGTTTTCGGACCTACGCGGCTTATCGCTCGTACTGCCGCCTCGAAACAGTCTGACGAGCGAAACGCTGCTGCGCGTGTTCGCTCTGAGCGGAATCGATACGGCCAATACCGGCATTACGTTCCTGCCGCTCAAGGACGGTATTGCGGGCCTTGAGCGAGGCGAATTCGACGCGGGCCTATTCATTCTCGGTGCGGACAGCGATCTCGTGGCCAACCTCGCCAAGGACGACGATCTCGTCATGGTTCAAATCGCGCAGCAAGACGCGATCGCCGCCAAGCTGGCGTATCTGAGCGAAGTGAAGTTGCCGGAAGGCGTCTACGACGTCTCGCGCGACGTGCCTGCGCACGACGTGAAGCTACTAGCCGCCACGATTTCCGTCGTCGCGCGGCGCGATCTGCCCCCGGCAACAGTCTATGCGGTACTCGAAGCCTTGCGCGACGTGCATCGCCGCCGCACTTACGTCAACGATGCCGACGCCTTTCCTCGCGATTCGGACGACGCCGCGCAACCGGAGCACCTCGTCGACGACTTCTATCGCAATGGCACGCCCTGGATTTTTGCGCACCTGCCAGTCGCGATCGCCAGTGTCGTCGATGCCTACCTGGGGCCGCTGCTCGCACTTTGGGTCGCAACCGGCGCGCTCAACGTGGTCTATGAGGTCGAGCGCGTGCGTCTTCTGCTTTGTCTCGCGCTCGCGCATCTCGCGCTTTGGTGGATACGACGCCGCCGACGCAAAGGCGTACCGCCGCCGCATGCGCTGCTCGCACTCGCCCGCAAGCTGGCAGCCGTTCTCACACCCGACGAGCGAGGCGCCGCGCGCATGCTCGCCGAACTACGTCGAGCCATCGGACATGAGCTTGGACATTAG
- the tssF gene encoding type VI secretion system baseplate subunit TssF, translated as MTTHHDEFDDDLLRHFYERELEILRRDLRAFAQRNPEAATRLSINSDGRSDDAGVERIVQSTAILHARHSAKIDDDYPELSEALIERTFPQYLRSFPSCSVAQFDMAGRFDSLTESVRIERGTQLKTTEGGCLFRTTYDVVLAPVEIASAQYATTPTAPLSVKLPPDASGMLSVTFRSVKVGSGLDVTAPATLRVHLAGQPSVVAALMDTMLLHTARAYVEDNEGRWTRLPTIAVAPVGFGPQDWLVTDAKEPGQPFGLLGEYFAYAERFHFVDIDFASVCAAAPGEPLGEQLTLHWVVTGVPPNSRAAQELAHLSADHLKLLCTPIVNLFERKGVSLRYDRKSGVWPIHAQAKNDAHTEVWSVDQVRTEQGNPLRSSAALMTSHAHPTWTFIQRSSHASPEAGFAAALRLDGADGPMRTGPEMDTLVADVTCTNGDLPRSLPFGASGGDMRLAAKKSATQKIALLRAPTAVVQLSRTNGALWRLIGQQTPHALRLTQAGLPALKQLFQQFAQLSPAQAQHIDGIAGLKHRSVMTLMARAPQPAMVRGIEITLEIDEQRFVTHSVAVFARVMERFFAPYAPSNSFVQLVIESVSRRGIVLWRGEPVRGGTALL; from the coding sequence ATGACGACCCACCACGATGAGTTCGACGACGATCTGCTTCGACATTTTTACGAGCGCGAACTCGAGATCTTGCGCCGGGATTTGCGCGCGTTCGCACAGCGAAATCCGGAAGCGGCCACGCGATTGTCGATCAACAGCGACGGACGTTCGGATGACGCGGGCGTGGAACGCATAGTGCAATCGACAGCCATTTTGCACGCCCGCCACAGCGCAAAAATCGATGACGACTATCCCGAGTTGTCCGAGGCGCTGATCGAACGCACTTTTCCGCAGTACCTTCGATCCTTCCCTTCGTGCTCGGTTGCGCAATTCGACATGGCAGGGAGGTTCGACAGCTTGACCGAATCCGTCCGGATTGAGCGTGGGACGCAGTTGAAGACGACGGAAGGCGGGTGCTTGTTTCGGACCACGTATGACGTCGTGCTGGCGCCGGTGGAAATCGCGAGTGCCCAGTATGCGACCACGCCAACGGCCCCGCTAAGCGTCAAGCTGCCGCCCGATGCCAGCGGCATGCTCTCCGTGACCTTCCGCTCGGTTAAGGTCGGCAGCGGCCTCGATGTGACTGCCCCCGCCACGCTACGCGTCCATCTCGCCGGCCAACCATCAGTGGTCGCGGCGCTAATGGATACCATGTTGCTGCACACGGCGAGGGCTTATGTTGAAGACAACGAGGGACGCTGGACCCGCTTGCCGACGATTGCAGTTGCCCCGGTGGGATTCGGTCCGCAAGATTGGCTCGTCACCGACGCAAAAGAGCCCGGCCAGCCGTTCGGGCTGCTAGGCGAATACTTCGCGTATGCCGAGCGCTTTCATTTCGTCGACATCGATTTTGCGTCGGTGTGTGCCGCTGCACCAGGCGAACCGCTGGGCGAACAACTGACGCTGCATTGGGTGGTGACGGGCGTGCCGCCGAATTCGCGCGCCGCTCAGGAGCTCGCGCATCTTTCCGCGGATCACCTCAAGCTCCTTTGCACGCCGATCGTCAATTTATTTGAAAGGAAGGGTGTCTCGCTCAGGTACGATCGGAAAAGTGGTGTGTGGCCGATCCACGCGCAGGCCAAGAACGACGCACACACCGAGGTTTGGTCGGTCGATCAGGTGCGCACCGAGCAAGGCAATCCGCTGCGCTCATCGGCCGCGCTGATGACCAGTCACGCACACCCGACATGGACATTCATACAGCGTAGTAGTCACGCATCGCCTGAGGCCGGGTTCGCTGCGGCGCTGCGTCTTGACGGAGCCGATGGTCCGATGAGGACGGGGCCCGAGATGGACACACTGGTGGCCGACGTGACGTGCACCAATGGGGATCTGCCGCGTTCGTTGCCGTTCGGCGCATCGGGCGGGGACATGCGGCTGGCCGCCAAGAAATCGGCCACTCAGAAGATCGCGTTGCTCCGCGCGCCGACGGCGGTCGTTCAGCTTTCTCGTACCAACGGTGCGCTGTGGCGACTCATCGGTCAGCAGACACCCCACGCACTACGGTTGACTCAGGCCGGGTTGCCGGCCCTCAAGCAACTGTTTCAGCAATTCGCCCAACTCTCGCCTGCACAGGCGCAGCACATCGACGGCATCGCGGGCCTAAAGCACCGATCGGTCATGACGCTTATGGCCAGAGCCCCGCAGCCGGCGATGGTTCGCGGGATCGAAATCACGCTGGAAATCGACGAGCAACGCTTCGTCACTCATAGCGTCGCCGTCTTCGCGCGCGTCATGGAGCGCTTCTTTGCGCCGTACGCGCCGTCCAACAGCTTCGTTCAATTGGTTATCGAATCCGTCAGTAGAAGGGGCATCGTTTTATGGCGGGGCGAGCCGGTGCGCGGCGGAACTGCGCTGTTGTGA
- a CDS encoding class I SAM-dependent methyltransferase, with product MKRNPIADEMAHTYDRYFQSDGYRARYPQPNPSTLDYLLRNGASEAKHILDFGCGNGRYALALLAHSRADITGYDISAASLADFEHHLDHTPDAARVRLVHGNWSRLGRTPRYDMILMLFGVLSHLGDRATRIGALSRLRALINPNGRLVLSVPSALRRRPRELMKWSIARRLGVALPPLSEQGNIYFTRHVDGQSLTFFYHLYSPKGLRAELRAAGFALEACEAESLLPEWWIAQSRTLSGLDRMASHLLPPALGYGIRVLAVPV from the coding sequence GTGAAACGCAATCCTATCGCCGATGAAATGGCTCATACCTACGACCGATATTTTCAAAGTGACGGCTATCGCGCCCGCTATCCGCAGCCCAACCCGTCGACGCTCGATTATCTGCTGCGCAACGGGGCGAGCGAAGCCAAACACATCCTCGACTTCGGCTGCGGCAACGGCCGCTATGCGCTCGCCCTACTCGCTCATAGCCGAGCCGACATCACGGGCTACGATATTTCCGCGGCATCGCTGGCGGATTTCGAGCATCACTTGGATCACACGCCCGACGCCGCACGCGTGCGGCTCGTCCACGGCAATTGGTCTCGACTCGGTCGAACACCGCGATACGACATGATTCTGATGCTGTTCGGCGTGCTCTCGCATTTGGGCGATCGTGCCACCCGCATCGGCGCACTGTCGCGGCTGCGCGCCTTGATCAACCCGAACGGACGCCTCGTGTTATCGGTGCCGTCCGCCCTGCGCAGGCGTCCTCGCGAGTTGATGAAATGGTCGATCGCTCGCCGCCTGGGCGTCGCGCTGCCGCCCCTGAGCGAGCAGGGCAACATCTATTTCACGCGTCACGTAGACGGCCAATCGTTGACGTTCTTCTACCATCTCTATTCGCCCAAAGGATTGCGCGCCGAACTCCGAGCAGCGGGCTTCGCCCTCGAAGCGTGCGAAGCCGAGAGTCTGTTGCCGGAATGGTGGATCGCACAATCGCGCACGCTGTCCGGGCTCGATCGGATGGCCTCGCATCTTTTACCGCCCGCGCTCGGCTACGGCATCCGCGTCCTCGCGGTACCCGTATGA
- the tssE gene encoding type VI secretion system baseplate subunit TssE — MSRFEPSLLDKLFGDGPNQAAPAVVRQLSLDELKGTVARHIESLLNARITFTDDRLVGFDECQRSVLTYGLNDFAGLSLASHDDRTTICTSIQRAIERHERRLKQVDVKLEVNAQSTNVLCFAIKAMLVVHPAAEPVNFDAMLQPSTLQYSVTRARPKRS, encoded by the coding sequence ATGAGCCGTTTCGAACCCAGTCTGCTCGATAAATTATTCGGCGACGGCCCGAATCAGGCGGCGCCGGCCGTCGTGCGGCAGTTATCGCTGGATGAACTCAAAGGCACGGTCGCGCGCCACATCGAGTCGCTCCTGAACGCCCGAATCACCTTTACCGACGATCGCCTCGTTGGGTTCGACGAATGCCAGCGGTCGGTGCTGACTTACGGGCTGAATGATTTCGCGGGGCTCAGCCTTGCAAGCCATGACGACCGTACGACCATCTGCACTTCGATTCAACGCGCGATCGAGCGCCACGAACGCAGGCTCAAGCAGGTCGACGTGAAGCTCGAGGTGAACGCGCAGTCGACGAACGTGCTGTGCTTCGCCATCAAGGCGATGCTCGTTGTGCATCCGGCTGCGGAGCCGGTCAACTTCGACGCCATGCTGCAACCGTCCACATTGCAATATTCGGTCACCCGCGCGCGCCCCAAAAGGTCCTAA